One stretch of Schlesneria sp. DSM 10557 DNA includes these proteins:
- a CDS encoding tagaturonate epimerase family protein, which translates to MALQCKTLGMTPSFGFGDRIGLATPGHVAAMQEAGAGILPIFPQQSIREMSRTSRTPSQVMSDALRAAEECGWKGDIGADADHLKTTNDVDETAAVGFTFFTIDPSGHVDQKADDYPENEVREKFASLAGEVNWIESYRGRRVTLSSGTTIELTEEACLRAAVKYGRAINAAVSLADHIRTVQTAAQRDYEIELSVDETDQPTTLAEHYIIADQTLSRGMKLVSLAPRFIGDFEKGVDFKGDPSLLDRSLADHAAIARLLGPYKLSLHSGSDKLSMYGSLARATKGCFHVKTAGTSYLEALRVVAHHDASLFRRIIDFARDRYMRDKATYHVSATLDSAPSTTDCPDAGQLEVHYLERWSDVPQGRGFTEPGRQILHCTFGSTLTDPVLGKEVKSLLAANVASYTEVLREHFVRHLDALNAGM; encoded by the coding sequence ATGGCGTTGCAGTGCAAAACACTCGGCATGACCCCCAGCTTCGGATTTGGCGATCGCATCGGTCTGGCCACCCCCGGCCATGTCGCCGCGATGCAGGAAGCAGGAGCGGGCATTCTGCCGATCTTCCCGCAACAGTCGATTCGCGAAATGTCGCGAACCTCACGCACCCCTTCCCAGGTGATGTCGGATGCACTACGAGCGGCCGAAGAATGTGGCTGGAAGGGTGATATCGGCGCCGACGCAGACCACTTGAAAACGACGAACGACGTCGATGAGACAGCCGCCGTCGGTTTTACCTTCTTCACCATCGACCCATCCGGTCACGTTGACCAGAAGGCGGATGACTATCCTGAAAACGAGGTGCGAGAAAAATTCGCCTCGCTGGCCGGCGAAGTCAACTGGATCGAGTCCTACCGAGGTCGCCGGGTGACACTCTCGTCCGGAACCACGATTGAACTGACCGAAGAAGCCTGTCTTCGTGCGGCGGTGAAGTACGGCCGGGCCATCAACGCAGCGGTCTCTCTTGCAGATCACATTCGCACGGTCCAGACTGCCGCGCAGCGCGACTACGAGATCGAACTGAGTGTCGACGAGACCGATCAACCGACAACACTTGCCGAACACTACATCATCGCCGACCAGACACTTTCTCGAGGAATGAAGCTCGTCAGTCTGGCCCCGCGATTTATTGGCGACTTTGAGAAAGGTGTCGACTTCAAGGGAGATCCCAGTCTGCTGGATCGCTCCCTGGCCGATCACGCCGCCATCGCCAGGCTGCTGGGACCCTATAAGCTCAGCCTGCATTCCGGGTCTGACAAACTCTCGATGTACGGCTCGCTGGCACGGGCAACAAAGGGCTGCTTCCACGTCAAAACCGCAGGAACCAGCTATCTCGAAGCACTTCGAGTTGTGGCTCACCATGACGCATCCCTGTTCCGGCGGATCATCGATTTCGCACGTGACCGCTACATGCGAGATAAAGCCACCTACCACGTTTCCGCGACACTCGACTCGGCCCCCTCGACCACGGACTGTCCTGACGCCGGGCAGCTTGAAGTCCATTACCTTGAGCGATGGAGCGACGTCCCTCAGGGCCGGGGCTTCACGGAACCGGGTAGGCAGATTCTGCACTGCACGTTCGGCTCAACACTGACGGATCCCGTCCTGGGGAAGGAAGTCAAATCGCTTCTGGCGGCAAACGTGGCCAGCTACACAGAAGTGCTGCGCGAACACTTCGTGAGACACTTGGACGCCCTCAACGCTGGGATGTAA
- a CDS encoding SDR family NAD(P)-dependent oxidoreductase: MSTGEYLQGMFGLNGLTAVVIGGTGTLGGAFCDALASAGAHVVVVGRNDEHGNERVRLIKERGGHAEYFSCDATRHDDLDRLVEHLKSSHREVNVLVNGAGVNSPTPFLEIGEEEWERILNVNLRGVRLACQVLGKYMLDQGTKGSIINIASVSAGPPLSRVFTYSLSKAAVISLTQNLAREWATKGIRVNALSPGFFPAEQNKRVLTPDRVESVMRHTPMNRFGSPEELAGAILLLASPNAGSFLTGHNLLVDGGFTAMTI; encoded by the coding sequence ATGAGTACAGGCGAGTACCTGCAAGGGATGTTCGGTCTGAATGGGCTGACGGCTGTCGTGATTGGCGGAACCGGGACGCTGGGTGGGGCCTTTTGTGATGCCCTCGCCAGCGCGGGAGCCCACGTTGTCGTTGTTGGGCGAAACGACGAACATGGCAACGAGCGGGTACGCCTGATTAAAGAACGAGGCGGCCATGCCGAGTATTTCTCTTGCGATGCCACCCGGCATGATGATCTGGATCGGCTTGTGGAGCACCTCAAGTCCAGTCACCGCGAAGTCAATGTGCTGGTGAACGGTGCTGGCGTGAACTCGCCCACCCCGTTTCTGGAAATTGGCGAAGAAGAGTGGGAGCGCATTCTGAACGTCAATCTGCGAGGCGTTCGCCTGGCCTGTCAGGTCCTCGGCAAGTATATGCTCGATCAGGGAACGAAGGGCTCGATTATCAATATCGCCTCGGTCAGCGCCGGCCCGCCGCTGTCGCGCGTGTTTACCTATTCGCTGTCGAAGGCGGCCGTGATCAGCCTGACGCAAAACCTGGCACGGGAATGGGCGACGAAGGGAATTCGCGTGAACGCTCTCTCGCCCGGTTTCTTCCCTGCAGAGCAGAACAAAAGGGTTCTGACGCCGGATCGTGTGGAAAGCGTCATGCGTCACACTCCGATGAACCGGTTTGGTTCACCGGAAGAGCTTGCCGGCGCCATCCTGTTGCTCGCTTCGCCCAACGCCGGAAGCTTTTTGACGGGGCATAACCTGCTCGTCGACGGTGGATTCACCGCCATGACGATCTGA
- a CDS encoding ThuA domain-containing protein: protein MHKSTIAIGMCGISPRIRRLACVMSALLAMSVSGTVRADESWLKFPGGEGPGKGKHIVLVGGDEEYRSEESLPQLAKILSRHHGFDCTVLFAIDPQTGEINPDVNNNIPGTEALKSADLMIIATRFRNLPDEQMQHIVEYLESGRPVMGLRTATHAFNIPAGTKFSQYSWNSSDKAYEQGFGRQVLGETWISHHGNHGSQSTRGILVKDQAMHPVLTGIKDGEIWGPTDVYGVRLPLPGDSKPLVLGQVVQGMKPTDPPVEGAQNQPMMPIVWTKSYTSSSGKTARVFTTTMGSSTDLENGPLRRLLVNAVYWSVGLEDKITDHLKTDLVGDYQPSPFKFGGYVKGRKPEFYGK from the coding sequence GTGCATAAGTCGACAATCGCAATCGGGATGTGCGGCATCAGTCCCCGCATTCGCCGCCTGGCCTGTGTCATGAGTGCCTTGCTCGCCATGTCGGTTTCCGGAACCGTACGAGCTGACGAGTCGTGGCTGAAGTTCCCCGGTGGGGAAGGGCCTGGAAAAGGGAAGCACATTGTGCTGGTGGGGGGAGATGAAGAGTACCGTTCGGAAGAATCGCTGCCTCAACTCGCCAAGATTCTCTCCCGACATCATGGATTCGACTGCACGGTCCTGTTCGCTATCGATCCGCAGACCGGGGAAATCAATCCAGACGTCAACAACAACATTCCCGGAACCGAGGCACTCAAGTCGGCCGACCTGATGATCATTGCGACACGATTCCGCAATCTGCCTGATGAGCAGATGCAGCACATCGTTGAGTATCTGGAGTCAGGGCGGCCGGTGATGGGGCTGCGGACGGCGACACATGCCTTCAACATTCCCGCCGGGACGAAGTTCTCTCAGTATTCATGGAACTCCAGCGATAAAGCCTATGAGCAGGGGTTTGGTCGGCAGGTCTTAGGCGAAACATGGATCAGCCATCACGGAAACCACGGCTCGCAGAGCACCCGGGGAATCCTGGTGAAAGACCAGGCAATGCATCCGGTTCTGACAGGGATCAAGGACGGCGAGATCTGGGGACCGACTGACGTGTATGGTGTCCGGTTGCCGTTGCCTGGGGACAGTAAGCCACTGGTCCTGGGACAGGTCGTGCAAGGAATGAAGCCCACTGATCCCCCGGTGGAGGGTGCTCAGAACCAGCCGATGATGCCAATCGTCTGGACGAAGTCTTACACGAGTTCATCCGGAAAGACAGCGCGCGTGTTCACGACAACGATGGGATCATCGACAGACCTTGAGAACGGACCCCTTCGTCGACTGCTGGTGAATGCCGTCTATTGGAGCGTCGGGCTGGAAGACAAAATCACCGATCACCTGAAGACCGATCTGGTAGGTGACTATCAGCCATCGCCGTTCAAGTTCGGCGGGTATGTGAAGGGCCGCAAACCGGAATTCTATGGTAAGTAA
- a CDS encoding prenyltransferase/squalene oxidase repeat-containing protein, with protein sequence MSSKQAGIGSQHAGESTMTVARDASSITSLAQGIERTRDHLLSLQQPDGHWCAELEGDTILESEYILLLAFLGKGQSEQAKEAAAYLLDQQCDHGGWGMFPGGPLEISGSAKAYLALKITGHDPKADYMVRAREAILRAGGVEKVNSFTRYYLAMLGLIPYELCPAVPPEMILLPLWAPFNIYEMSAWSRTIIVPLSLLWACQPKTTLPPEHQIDELYASPEKRLPATIGGVNHEGPSQGWINWTKFFQRVDQTIKFGERLGIKPLRKHSIKLCEQWILARLKDSDGLGAIFPPIVWTLIGLRCLGYPDDSPVIVSQFEELDKLMIRDVNAKGVARLRLQPCLSPVWDTAIATIALRDAGVPRHDPAIRKSLQWLLSKEVRQQGDWSLRNPKLAPGGWYFEYNNEFYPDVDDTSMVLIAFGKCLPEGMGTDWTMELFDDRAATDPNAPVVFSGRSASAEQAIAELEAASPMVNAMRRGVMWLKAMQSRDGGWGAFDANNTREVLTKVPFADHNAMIDPSTADITARVLESFAAVGIRTDSEVHKKALDFIWQDQQPDHCWYGRWGVNYIYGTWQVIVGLVTHGIPARDPRIQRAVQWLKDHQQECGGWGETANSYDDPTLRGTGVPTASQTAWALLGLIAAGEAHSDAAQRGVDYLLSTQRPNGTWYEHEFTGTGFPRVFYLKYHYYALYFPLMALARYRKAIA encoded by the coding sequence ATGAGTTCGAAGCAAGCGGGTATCGGATCGCAACACGCAGGCGAGTCAACGATGACAGTCGCGCGTGATGCGTCTTCCATCACCTCCCTGGCACAGGGCATCGAACGAACCCGCGATCACTTGCTGAGTCTCCAGCAACCAGACGGCCACTGGTGTGCCGAACTGGAAGGAGACACCATTCTTGAATCCGAGTACATCCTGTTGCTGGCCTTCCTCGGCAAGGGCCAGTCCGAACAGGCAAAAGAAGCTGCCGCCTACTTGCTCGATCAGCAGTGCGACCATGGTGGCTGGGGCATGTTCCCCGGCGGTCCTCTGGAAATCAGTGGTTCGGCGAAGGCCTACCTCGCACTGAAAATCACTGGCCATGACCCCAAAGCCGACTACATGGTCCGCGCTCGGGAAGCCATCCTGCGTGCGGGAGGTGTTGAGAAGGTCAACAGCTTCACCCGCTACTATCTCGCGATGCTCGGTCTGATCCCGTACGAGCTGTGTCCTGCGGTTCCTCCTGAGATGATCCTGCTGCCCCTGTGGGCACCGTTCAACATCTATGAGATGTCTGCCTGGTCTCGCACGATCATCGTACCCCTCAGCCTGCTGTGGGCCTGTCAGCCGAAGACGACTCTTCCACCCGAACATCAGATCGACGAGCTCTATGCCTCACCTGAAAAGAGGTTGCCCGCCACGATCGGTGGAGTGAACCATGAAGGGCCGTCGCAAGGCTGGATTAACTGGACAAAGTTTTTCCAGCGCGTCGATCAAACCATCAAGTTTGGTGAACGACTGGGGATCAAGCCCCTGCGGAAGCATTCGATCAAACTCTGCGAACAATGGATTCTGGCACGACTGAAAGACAGTGATGGCCTCGGCGCCATCTTCCCGCCGATCGTCTGGACTCTGATCGGGCTTCGTTGCCTCGGTTACCCGGATGATTCACCGGTCATCGTGTCGCAGTTCGAAGAGCTCGACAAGTTGATGATCCGCGACGTCAACGCGAAGGGTGTCGCACGGCTGCGGCTGCAACCCTGCCTCTCTCCTGTCTGGGACACTGCGATTGCGACCATCGCCCTGCGGGATGCCGGAGTTCCACGTCACGATCCGGCCATTCGCAAATCGCTGCAGTGGCTGCTTTCAAAAGAGGTTCGCCAGCAGGGAGACTGGTCGTTACGTAACCCCAAGCTGGCCCCTGGGGGGTGGTACTTCGAATACAACAATGAGTTCTATCCCGACGTCGATGACACTTCGATGGTGCTGATCGCTTTCGGGAAATGCCTTCCTGAAGGAATGGGAACCGACTGGACGATGGAGTTGTTCGACGACCGTGCCGCAACAGACCCCAATGCTCCAGTTGTCTTCAGCGGCCGATCCGCCAGCGCCGAACAGGCCATCGCCGAACTCGAAGCCGCGTCACCCATGGTGAATGCAATGCGCCGCGGTGTGATGTGGCTGAAAGCCATGCAAAGCCGAGACGGGGGCTGGGGTGCCTTCGACGCGAACAACACACGTGAAGTCCTGACGAAGGTTCCTTTTGCAGACCATAATGCGATGATCGACCCCAGCACGGCCGACATCACCGCGCGAGTCCTCGAAAGCTTCGCCGCAGTCGGCATCCGCACTGACAGCGAAGTCCACAAGAAGGCTCTCGACTTTATCTGGCAAGATCAGCAACCGGATCATTGCTGGTACGGCCGCTGGGGCGTCAACTACATCTACGGGACATGGCAGGTGATCGTCGGCCTGGTGACCCACGGCATTCCTGCCCGCGATCCTCGGATCCAGCGAGCCGTCCAATGGCTTAAGGATCATCAGCAGGAATGTGGCGGATGGGGCGAAACAGCGAACAGCTACGACGATCCGACTCTGCGCGGCACTGGCGTCCCCACAGCCTCACAAACCGCCTGGGCTCTCTTGGGGCTGATTGCCGCCGGTGAAGCCCACTCTGACGCCGCCCAGCGTGGTGTTGACTACCTGCTCAGCACACAGCGTCCGAACGGAACATGGTACGAACACGAATTCACCGGAACCGGTTTCCCCCGCGTGTTCTACCTCAAGTACCACTACTACGCGCTGTACTTCCCACTCATGGCACTCGCCCGTTACCGCAAGGCGATTGCCTGA
- the recG gene encoding ATP-dependent DNA helicase RecG, with translation MSPNSSDDPLQTPVRFLRGIGPARSDLMARLGIATVTDLLWNLPRDVLDLTHISTVFELKEGVLSTVFGVVVDRDSRHTSTGKTMTAILLQADGGFVRGVYFNQPYMLRRFELGQRVLFSGKPKFIARRWEFSHPTVQWLGDEEIEEGGRVLPVYSLTEGLSQHEMRRLMKGVVEEYAELVPDPLPSGFRSRANVIELTSALRCVHLPASMDEYRAGMRRIVFDDLLEFQLALAMRRRFWRAENAAVPLQTSAKIDARIRRLFSFRLTPGQDRAISEIVEDLGRPYAMHRLLQADVGAGKTAIAIYAMLVAVAAGVQAVIMAPTEVLAQQHWSTIDALLEGSRVERRLLIGGLTAAQRRATLEQISSGEAQLVVGTQAVIQDAVAFKKLGLAVIDEQHKFGVVQRSRFSSGETAPHVLVMTATPIPRSLCLTQYGDLDLTVISDLPPGRQRVVTSRVVGSGSARRAWDFIKQKLRDGRQAYVVCPRIEDNPTTASSADVYGSAEAIYRELSEREFREFRVGLVHGQLDRDERVRTMEMFRNGELDLLVATTVIEVGIDVPNATMMVIEQAERFGLSQLHQLRGRVGRGKVQGYCFLFSDSDSPEAAKRLAAMESTADGFKIAEADFELRGPGDVLGTRQSGSLPLRVADLNRDQALLDEARVAAFNLVESEEFDQLDMAPLKIRVLERFHRSMDLPQTG, from the coding sequence ATGTCGCCTAACTCTTCTGACGACCCGCTGCAAACACCTGTTCGATTTCTCCGCGGGATTGGTCCAGCGCGCTCTGATCTGATGGCGCGGCTCGGGATTGCGACGGTCACAGACCTGCTCTGGAATCTGCCTCGCGATGTTCTTGATCTGACTCACATTTCAACGGTCTTTGAGCTGAAGGAAGGGGTGTTGTCGACCGTCTTTGGTGTTGTTGTGGATCGGGATTCCCGCCATACCTCGACGGGGAAGACGATGACGGCGATTCTGCTGCAGGCTGATGGTGGGTTCGTGCGGGGGGTTTACTTCAATCAGCCTTATATGCTGAGAAGGTTTGAATTGGGGCAGCGAGTTCTCTTTTCGGGGAAGCCCAAATTCATTGCCCGGCGCTGGGAGTTTTCTCATCCCACTGTTCAGTGGCTGGGTGATGAGGAGATCGAAGAAGGGGGCCGGGTGCTGCCGGTTTACTCGCTCACTGAAGGTCTCTCGCAGCACGAAATGCGCAGACTGATGAAAGGGGTAGTGGAGGAGTATGCGGAGTTGGTTCCGGACCCGCTGCCCTCTGGCTTTCGATCTCGCGCCAATGTGATTGAGCTCACGTCAGCACTGCGATGCGTGCATTTGCCTGCTTCCATGGATGAGTATCGGGCCGGGATGCGTCGGATCGTGTTTGATGACCTGCTCGAGTTTCAACTGGCGCTGGCGATGCGTCGCCGATTCTGGAGGGCCGAGAATGCGGCCGTTCCTTTACAGACCTCGGCCAAAATCGATGCACGAATCAGGCGACTTTTTTCATTTCGCTTAACGCCAGGGCAGGATCGAGCGATTTCCGAGATCGTCGAAGATCTGGGGCGACCCTATGCGATGCATCGGTTGCTGCAGGCGGATGTGGGTGCCGGGAAAACCGCGATCGCGATTTATGCCATGCTGGTGGCGGTTGCGGCCGGGGTGCAGGCGGTGATTATGGCGCCGACCGAGGTTCTCGCGCAGCAGCACTGGAGCACCATTGATGCTCTGCTCGAAGGGAGTCGGGTAGAGCGTCGTTTGTTAATTGGAGGGTTAACCGCTGCTCAGCGTCGCGCGACGCTCGAGCAGATTTCCTCGGGTGAAGCGCAGCTGGTGGTGGGGACTCAGGCGGTTATTCAGGATGCCGTTGCCTTCAAGAAGCTGGGGCTAGCGGTCATTGATGAGCAACACAAGTTCGGAGTGGTCCAGCGATCTCGCTTCTCATCGGGTGAGACGGCACCTCATGTCCTGGTGATGACGGCCACACCCATACCTCGAAGCTTATGTCTCACGCAGTACGGAGATCTGGACTTAACCGTCATCTCAGATTTACCGCCGGGGCGTCAGCGGGTGGTGACCAGTCGGGTTGTGGGAAGTGGATCAGCCCGACGGGCTTGGGACTTTATTAAGCAGAAGTTGAGGGATGGGCGTCAGGCCTACGTCGTTTGCCCTCGGATTGAAGACAATCCGACAACGGCTTCCAGTGCGGATGTTTATGGGAGTGCTGAGGCCATCTATCGCGAACTGTCGGAGCGGGAGTTTCGGGAGTTTCGTGTGGGTCTCGTCCATGGTCAGCTTGATCGCGATGAGCGAGTCCGGACGATGGAGATGTTTCGCAATGGTGAACTCGATCTGCTTGTGGCCACAACGGTCATCGAGGTGGGGATCGACGTTCCCAATGCGACCATGATGGTGATTGAACAAGCAGAGCGGTTTGGTCTATCGCAACTTCATCAGCTTCGCGGTCGGGTGGGTCGGGGTAAGGTGCAGGGGTACTGCTTCCTGTTCTCCGATTCGGATTCGCCAGAGGCGGCCAAGCGTCTGGCGGCGATGGAGTCGACAGCCGATGGGTTTAAGATTGCGGAGGCAGATTTTGAGCTGCGCGGACCGGGTGACGTGTTGGGAACGAGACAGAGCGGGTCGCTGCCGCTGCGCGTCGCTGATCTCAATCGGGATCAGGCCCTGCTGGATGAGGCGCGCGTGGCGGCGTTCAATCTGGTTGAGTCCGAAGAGTTTGATCAATTGGACATGGCGCCGCTGAAGATTCGTGTGCTTGAGCGATTTCATCGCTCAATGGATCTCCCCCAAACGGGTTGA
- a CDS encoding aspartate aminotransferase family protein: MTVSIEFPNENRSNVARKIVAQHEPVALRTFTPSQAVFAKSAGVYHWTPEGRKLYDYSSGVLVANLGHNPKRWLQALGRYMGWSPEFFGGSPAGANEYVPAVTLTAYNGITEIETQAVERLLANLRRSKGSERLDTIVWAASGSEAVQKAIWASLSRDRTRDIILATRYGFHGKKGLANAVTGSEKDAERDPRVRFISFPMEEIIDAGFDPAAIDLSKYQQELEDLWRQFGRKISCLITEPYLGGGGSFHPPAAYHQMLQKFCREHDIVLIFDEVQANFGRTGAMYAFEAYGIEPDMVVLGKGLGNGIPVAAVASRGDVFATMKYGEASDTWSANPLSCAAVLATLDEFESTDVLNHARKLTPLFIKGLERLKSTGLVNHVRGEGLVFGFECASVGQLTAGEVAAKIVQACYVGKDNTGIHLLGALAGKVLRVSPPLTITVEEANQSLDLLYDLIASLAKIIR, translated from the coding sequence ATGACTGTGTCGATTGAATTCCCCAACGAAAACCGTTCAAACGTTGCTCGTAAGATTGTTGCTCAGCACGAACCCGTGGCGTTGCGGACGTTCACACCATCCCAGGCAGTCTTTGCCAAGTCGGCAGGTGTCTACCACTGGACGCCGGAAGGTCGAAAGCTGTACGACTATTCTTCCGGTGTGCTGGTTGCCAATCTGGGCCACAATCCCAAACGCTGGCTGCAGGCGCTGGGGCGGTATATGGGTTGGTCGCCCGAGTTTTTCGGTGGATCCCCCGCAGGGGCGAACGAGTATGTCCCCGCGGTAACGCTGACGGCGTACAACGGGATTACCGAAATCGAAACACAGGCTGTCGAACGTCTGCTGGCGAACCTTCGCCGCAGCAAAGGGAGTGAACGGCTCGACACAATCGTCTGGGCCGCTTCGGGATCGGAAGCGGTTCAGAAAGCAATCTGGGCAAGTCTTTCCCGGGATCGAACCCGAGACATCATTCTGGCGACCCGTTACGGGTTTCACGGAAAGAAGGGGCTCGCGAATGCCGTAACCGGATCAGAAAAGGATGCCGAAAGAGATCCACGAGTCCGATTCATCAGCTTCCCGATGGAAGAGATTATCGACGCGGGCTTTGATCCCGCCGCGATTGACCTGTCTAAATATCAGCAGGAACTCGAAGACCTGTGGCGCCAGTTCGGGCGGAAAATCTCGTGCCTGATTACCGAACCGTATCTGGGGGGGGGAGGAAGTTTCCATCCTCCTGCCGCTTATCATCAGATGCTGCAGAAGTTCTGTCGCGAGCATGACATTGTGTTGATCTTCGATGAAGTCCAGGCCAACTTTGGTCGGACCGGGGCGATGTATGCCTTCGAAGCTTATGGCATCGAACCGGACATGGTGGTGCTTGGCAAGGGCTTGGGGAACGGTATTCCGGTCGCCGCCGTAGCGTCTCGTGGCGATGTCTTCGCCACGATGAAGTATGGTGAGGCCTCAGATACGTGGAGTGCCAATCCGCTTTCCTGTGCAGCGGTTCTGGCAACGCTTGATGAGTTTGAATCGACGGACGTGCTGAATCATGCCCGCAAGCTGACGCCCCTCTTTATCAAGGGACTGGAACGCCTGAAATCAACTGGTCTGGTGAACCACGTACGTGGGGAAGGGCTGGTATTCGGGTTTGAGTGCGCTAGTGTTGGACAACTCACTGCCGGTGAAGTTGCCGCGAAAATCGTGCAGGCGTGTTACGTCGGTAAGGACAATACCGGCATTCACCTGCTGGGGGCACTCGCTGGCAAGGTGCTGCGCGTCAGTCCACCCCTGACGATCACTGTGGAAGAAGCCAATCAGTCGCTCGATCTGTTGTATGATCTGATCGCATCACTGGCGAAAATAATTCGGTAG